CTTCCTCCAGAACTGAGTGCCCAGCTTTGGGACGGACACTGCTCgcgcaggagagagaggggatcCGTGAGCCGCCAGCTCCGATTTCCAGGTCGTAGCACCGGGACGAGGGTTTGCTTGGACAAAGGAGGCAGGAGCACCTTCCCGATGGATGGTTCCCGGCGCCCGAGGAGACCGCGGGAGTCCCGGACAGAATCGAAGGGCCGCAGAGTTGGAGACACCTGGTACGTTGGGGCGTGTGTGAGGGAGGACGAGGCGGGCTCCTCTGTGTgcctaggggtgtgtgtgtgtgtgtgtgtgtgtgtgtgtgtgtgtgtccgtgtgtgtgtttgtgtgtgtttgtgtgtgtgtgtgtgcgcgtgcgtgtttcaGTGGATGGcaccaggggagaggagaagggagaagccgggcctcccaggaggctgggcaTTTGGAAGCTGAGGAAAGGGAGAATCGCTATGTCCAGAGGAATCCCTTCGGGGTGGGGAGGTTGGGAGGAGCCCTCAGGAGACGCGTCTCGGGTTTgctccctccttgctctcttcctGTGCTCCGGCCTTACAATTCCCCATGCCGACACACTCTCTGTGGGGTCGTCTCCCTCCTCtgcgggaagggagaggggagcagaggatcCGAGGGTTCCACCACCGTCTCACCCGGACGGGGGAGGGTTCCCTCCGTGTCCGCTGTTTTTCTTCTGGCCCTCAGCACCGCGCGTGGAATCCGGGGGCAGACAGGACTGTCCCCTGTGGAGCGCGGGCACCTCTTTCTGCAAAGTGCTCAGGCCCGAGGAgatgtctctccttctcctgtgGAGGAGCCCCGTCCAGAGGGCACTCTTTCCCGTGGGCACCGTCCCTGGTTCCCTCCCTATCGGCGGTGCAGGGGGGCTGGCGGTGGTggggggggtgaggagtggggggggttggggctgggggtggttgggggggtggggcctgggggtttggggggggtggggtggggctttcCCCAGCGAGGGGGTGAGGGAGGACGCGGAgaggcgggtgtcgggaggcaaGCAGCACCCGGGGAGGAGCAGCTCTCCTTGGAAGGGAAGGACGCGTGCCTtggccctggggctcagggtgggCGCGTGAGCGGGATGAGAAGGCGGGCTTTCAGGCGTGTGGGAAGTGGACCCCGGGTTCCTGCGTGCGAGGTCTGACCGTGTCCCTCCCTGTCCTGCAGCTcggccacccccgccccgcggAAGGCGGCGAAACGGAGGCGGCAGGCGGAGCAGGATCCCCGCACAGGTAAGGCGCTTTCCTGCTTTCTCGAAGGAGTGGGCTGCTGGGGAGAAGGCGTGCCAGGGCTTCCGGAAAGGAACAGCTGCCTCCTCTGGAATGTCCCGGGCGGCTTCCTCGGTTCTTCCGGCCACCCGTCCCGCGGCCGGTCTGGGCCGAGTCCCGGGGCTCTCCCGGCTCACGCCCTCTGCTCTCAAGAACACCCTGCGGGAGCAGAGCATTCACCTCGCACCCTCCGCTCTCTCCGCAGGGGCAGAGCCAGCCGCAGTGCCAGGAGCTCCCTGCCCGGCTCCAGCGCGGGCCCCGGAAGCAGCCCAGGTGAGTGGGCGGGAGGGACTCTGGAGGCTGGCCAGAGGGCCGCTGCTGCCCgggctccaggcccccagccaaGCCCCGCAGATGACCCTCCAGCTGGCGCTCAGCCTGAGCAGGACCTCCAccgcctggggggtggggggaggtggccaGGCAGAGTTTCCCTCGGGGACGGGGCGGGGGCTGGCGGCTGGCAGCTCCCTCCCCAAGAGGCCTCTCGGAGGGCCCCTGGGTGCTGGAGAACTCAGAGCTTTCCTCCCGCAGGGGCCGCGGACGCCCAGCACGCAGAGGATGCAGATGGTCGTGGTGGTCCTGGAGCCGGGAACAGCCCTTGAGCTGCGCCTGGGTGCGGAAGTCCTGGTCCTGGCCCCCCACGCAGCCCTGCAGCTCACGCTCGGCAACCTGGCGCTCGTCGTCGTCCCTGCGCGCGTCCTGAGCTCTTCCGAGGCTCTGTGGTTCCCTGCCCACGCGCGCTGGCTCTGGCCCGGCCCGACCCAGGCCGCCTGGGCCATCAACGTGCAAGACGGATCCCTTTGCGCCCAGAGAGCGGAGCCCAGCGGAGCGCCCCCCGCGCCAGAGGACGGGGAGGCTAGGCGAGGCTGCCGGCCCCCCGCGGGACCCTGGGCCGGCGGAGTCCCgggcctcagcccctcctccccgcacaccctcctcctccaagcTCTCCGCGGGGCCCCTGCCCGCCAGGGCTGCGGGCTCCCGCCCGAGCCCAGGGCCGGGCTGCGCCCTCTGCCGGCCGAGTTCAGCCTGGACCTCCGCGGCCTGGGGCCCCCGCCCAGCTCGGAGCTcagacctctgcctccctccccgagTCCCAGTCCGCCGCCCAGAAGCTGCCGCGCGCCGCCCCGTCGCAGGCCCCCCGCCAAGGCCCGCAGGCGTCTCTTCCGAGGGGATTGACCGGCCGCGAGCGCCCACCCCACGCGCAAGAATTGGCGCCCGCCGTTCGGGAGCCGCGGACGCCTGCTCCTTCTAGGGTGTCTCCCTGAGGCGGGATCACTCTCTGCCGGGAACACCGCGCGGGCGGCTGGCGCTCCAGGCGGGAGCGGAGGCCGCCAGGGACCTCTCCCCCAGACCCGGGCTCTGCCACAGGGGCTCCGGACAGGCGGAAGAGAGCaccgggagggtggggagaaaagagcTGCCAATCCCTCCTGCCGCGAAGGACTCCGACATCCAGAAGAGGGCACATCTGGTCAGGGTCCTCTGCGAGGAACCACACCCAAGACCCTAGAAGAAAGCACGCCAAAGCCTGGAGCGCGCGCCTCCCCAGAGAGGGTCTCCCAAAGCACCTGAAAGCGTGCTCCGCCCGCATCACGCCCTGGAGCGGGAGCGGAAGGCGCAGGAGCTCTCcgggtagggggaggggggcgttagCACACCTTGCCGCCATGAGAACGGCTCCAGGAGAACAGCACGATGGACCTGTCCGAAGGCTGGGCAGGACGCGGAGCCGCTGGaactctcccccgccccccccaccccccgttgcTGGCGGGGAGCCCAGAATGGGGCAACTTGCTGAAATGGAGTGTAGTTCCTCGACTCCTTCATCCTAGGCTTCCCGTTCATCCCACCCGGCTCTCCCACTCTGAGAGATCTGCTTGAGAGCCACGAACGGGTCTGTTCAGGGAGACGCCGAAGGCCGGAGTGGCCAGCAGCTGTCTCCACAATACAGCCAAGGGTGGGGTGTGACCTCCCCCGTGCCCTTCGGGGTTGCGTGGAGACTGAGAAGGGGACCCACCCCGGCCAGGGCACTGCCCCTCAGCGATCAAGAGGATGGGCTTTTTCCGCTCGATTCCATGGCCCACCCCGGTCAGTCGCCTCTGAATGCTTCTAGTCCCTCCAGGTGTGGGATGATTTTCAGGGCGGTTTGGGCGACCGGGGCTGTGGGAACCTTACGAGAGGCGATCGAGGACATCTCCCTACAGACCAAGGGTCTCGCATCCAATGGCACTTTCAGACGGGATGCGCCGAAACCGTGAAACCCACACTGGCTTTCCAAGCCTGCCACGAAGAGAAAGGTGACCGTGACTCTTCATTCTGGGGGGAAACGGCAGTGCCCATGATCCTATTGGAACTTGAGTGTAATAAATCGATCTCGAAACGTGCTTGATTTTGGGGTGTGATCATTTCTCACGTCTGTTGGCTCGACAACTTGGAAGCACGTGGGGGCGCTGTTCTGTTTCCATCAGATTTGGCAGAACACACACGAGGAGAGGAAAGCCGgcaagaggggagggggtggatttCCAAAGGAGAAGGAAGCTGCGCCAACCCCGCAAAAGGCACACAGATGCGAGCTCCCCGCGCACGCCCTCACGCACGCCTC
The Equus caballus isolate H_3958 breed thoroughbred chromosome 7, TB-T2T, whole genome shotgun sequence genome window above contains:
- the LOC138925261 gene encoding proline-rich protein 23D1-like, encoding MDGSRRPRRPRESRTESKGRRVGDTCSATPAPRKAAKRRRQAEQDPRTGAEPAAVPGAPCPAPARAPEAAQGPRTPSTQRMQMVVVVLEPGTALELRLGAEVLVLAPHAALQLTLGNLALVVVPARVLSSSEALWFPAHARWLWPGPTQAAWAINVQDGSLCAQRAEPSGAPPAPEDGEARRGCRPPAGPWAGGVPGLSPSSPHTLLLQALRGAPARQGCGLPPEPRAGLRPLPAEFSLDLRGLGPPPSSELRPLPPSPSPSPPPRSCRAPPRRRPPAKARRRLFRGD